One region of Danio rerio strain Tuebingen ecotype United States chromosome 5, GRCz12tu, whole genome shotgun sequence genomic DNA includes:
- the prdm12a gene encoding PR domain zinc finger protein 12, producing the protein MGSVLPADPSVPVPPALLLKSRFRGPVCDVIISSEILHSFLYGRWRSAQPEEQSPRTAFTAEALAQSFSGEVQKLSSLVLPSAVVIAQSSVPGEGLGIFTKTWIKAGTEMGPFSGRLLAPEHVDLRKNNNLMWEVFNEDGSVRCFIDASQEDQRSWMTYIKCARNEQEQNLEVVQIGSSIYYRTLETIPPDQELLVWYGNSHNTFLGIPGVPGSEDEQQKKRSEEAPACDSSPCSSSSSSCGSSSSSASRMRCVICHRGFNSRSNLRSHMRIHTLDKPFVCRFCSRRFSQSSTLRNHVRLHTGERPYRCAVCQSAYSQLAGLRAHQKSARHRPPTQTTPQTPVHTAAHPALLRHTPAMVI; encoded by the exons ATGGGCTCAGTCCTGCCCGCCGATCCGTCAGTGCCGGTGCCGCCGGCGCTGCTGCTGAAGTCCCGGTTCCGCGGCCCGGTGTGTGACGTCATCATCAGCTCGGAGATCCTGCACAGCTTCCTGTACGGGCGCTGGAGGAGCGCGCAGCCGGAGGAGCAGAGCCCGCGGACGGCCTTCACCGCCGAGGCGCTGGCGCAGTCCTTCAGCGGAG AGGTGCAGAAGCTGTCCAGTTTGGTTCTGCCCAGTGCTGTGGTCATCGCCCAGAGCTCGGTTCCCGGCGAGGGACTCGGCATCTTCACCAAAACATGGATCAAAGCGGGCACTGAGATGGGGCCGTTCAGCGGGAGACTGCTGGCCCCGGAACATGTGGACCTGCGCAAGAACAACAACCTCATgtgggag gtgtttAATGAGGACGGCTCGGTTCGCTGCTTTATTGATGCGAGTCAGGAGGATCAGCGCAGCTGGATGACGTACATCAAATGTGCTCGAAACGAACAGGAGCAGAACCTGGAGGTGGTGCAGATCGGCAGCAGCATCTACTACAGAACCCTGGAG ACGATTCCTCCAGATCAGGAGCTGCTGGTTTGGTACGGGAACTCTCACAACACTTTCCTGGGAATTCCTGGAGTCCCGGGCTCTGAAGACGAACAGCAGAAGAAGAGGAGcg AAGAGGCTCCGGCGTGTGACTCCTccccctgctcctcctcctcctcctcctgcggctcctcctcttcctctgcgAGCCGCATGCGCTGTGTGATCTGCCACCGGGGCTTTAACTCTCGCAGTAACCTGCGCTCGCACATGCGCATACACACGCTGGACAAGCCGTTCGTGTGCCGCTTCTGCAGCCGCCGCTTCAGCCAGTCCTCCACGCTGCGCAACCACGTGCGTCTGCACACCGGCGAGCGCCCGTACCGCTGCGCAGTGTGTCAGAGCGCGTACTCGCAGCTGGCCGGACTGCGCGCGCACCAGAAGAGCGCGCGACACCGGCCCCCCACGCAGACCACACCGCAGACACCCGTGCACACCGCTGCGCACCCTGCACTGCTGCGACACACACCTGCTATGGTGATCTGA